A window of the Listeria swaminathanii genome harbors these coding sequences:
- a CDS encoding MerR family transcriptional regulator — MQTKELAELTGVSVRTLHHYDTIGLLVPQKDDWNGYRIYSEKDVDKLQQILFFKELDFPLKKIKQILDDPNFDKEVALDLQRHLLLEKKQRIEAMLTTLDQTIKNEKGEITMTNKEKFTGFDFSSNPYEEEAKKLWGDKVVEKANKKVTNMTEKDQNALKESFDAEFRQLASVRNSNPESEEAQQAVSHFFHYLNDTHGNIYSLEAFANLGEMYVADERFTKNIDQFGEGLSAFLKEAMHIYAKNN; from the coding sequence ATGCAAACAAAAGAATTAGCTGAACTCACTGGTGTAAGTGTGCGCACACTCCACCACTACGACACAATCGGCCTACTCGTCCCACAAAAAGACGACTGGAACGGCTATCGTATCTATTCAGAAAAAGACGTCGACAAATTACAACAAATTCTTTTCTTTAAAGAACTCGATTTCCCTTTGAAAAAAATAAAACAAATTCTTGATGATCCTAACTTTGATAAAGAGGTGGCACTAGACTTACAACGCCATTTATTACTAGAGAAAAAACAGCGAATCGAAGCCATGCTAACAACACTCGACCAGACCATCAAGAACGAAAAAGGAGAAATAACAATGACAAACAAAGAAAAATTCACTGGTTTTGATTTTTCCTCTAATCCATATGAAGAAGAAGCAAAAAAACTTTGGGGCGATAAAGTAGTAGAAAAAGCCAATAAAAAAGTTACCAATATGACTGAAAAAGACCAAAACGCCTTAAAAGAAAGCTTTGATGCTGAATTTCGCCAATTAGCTTCCGTTCGAAACAGCAATCCAGAATCCGAAGAAGCACAACAAGCCGTATCTCATTTTTTCCATTACTTGAACGATACCCATGGCAACATTTATTCCTTAGAAGCCTTCGCAAACCTTGGGGAAATGTACGTCGCCGATGAGCGCTTCACTAAAAATATCGACCAATTCGGCGAAGGGCTATCCGCCTTTTTAAAAGAAGCAATGCACATTTATGCAAAAAACAATTAA
- a CDS encoding MurR/RpiR family transcriptional regulator: protein MLFLDKNLELNDTELDIYNYIVANLDKVVYMRIRDLATEAHVSTTTILRFCRKFGCNGFSEFRVKLQLYLEEQKLAQIDMADETTYIDFLKRTAQPEFKAQIQNAVEILRDRELVLFAGVGSSGVIAEYGAIYFSSLFTLALHIEDPLNHPFYHLSSKLSDKICMIAISVEGENEDIIRYIHQLKAQNCKVISITNSAKSTIARLSDANIAYYINKEMYQEANITSQLPALYTIENIAREIRTQIDKEKM, encoded by the coding sequence ATGCTTTTTTTGGATAAAAATTTGGAATTAAATGATACGGAATTAGATATTTATAATTATATTGTGGCGAATTTAGATAAGGTTGTGTATATGCGGATTCGCGATTTGGCGACGGAAGCGCATGTGAGTACGACGACAATTCTGCGTTTTTGCCGAAAATTTGGGTGTAATGGTTTTTCGGAGTTTCGCGTGAAGTTGCAGCTTTATTTGGAAGAGCAGAAGTTGGCGCAAATTGATATGGCGGATGAGACGACTTATATTGATTTTCTGAAACGCACGGCACAACCGGAGTTTAAAGCGCAAATTCAAAATGCGGTTGAGATTCTTCGTGACCGCGAGCTGGTTTTATTTGCGGGAGTTGGGTCATCAGGCGTGATTGCTGAATATGGTGCGATTTATTTTTCGTCATTATTTACGTTGGCACTACATATTGAAGATCCGCTCAACCACCCGTTTTACCATTTATCGAGCAAATTATCGGATAAAATCTGTATGATTGCGATTTCGGTGGAAGGGGAAAATGAGGATATTATTCGCTATATTCACCAGTTGAAGGCGCAAAATTGTAAAGTAATCTCGATTACGAATAGCGCGAAATCAACTATTGCGAGGCTTTCTGACGCGAATATTGCTTATTATATTAATAAGGAAATGTATCAGGAAGCGAATATTACGTCCCAATTGCCGGCGCTATATACGATTGAAAATATTGCCCGGGAAATAAGAACCCAAATTGATAAAGAGAAGATGTAA
- a CDS encoding cellulose biosynthesis cyclic di-GMP-binding regulatory protein BcsB, protein MKKLTVIGLLVFAVLFLYRPDVFAADKNYQTVFGTDKTAQGKFTTTKQNFTVENYWDVSSANVKLVYTITQLSEKEISTMTLKINDVAFYSFKPDKTDKGTRQIEIEIPKDKLKKGVNVLSIESFVYTDLPDGRCTIDDTPANWLQFDKTSSVNVSYSDKAFQKTIADFGERFTGIDTVKSGQGVVAVSNKAGDAELGAALEGLSGFSAANTLEDKNIAFGQYEEAGTRDGKNYVTLFSSYDNLPNDLKSQIQDDKKLEKQALFQVVTVGNTNTLVITSKSNDALKKAGKLIANQNYLSQLGTNTKWLTTDEKIDTPATNVDKNTKLTTTGDKLKGIGHITQDYFISMPANRSASTGTEVSLDFRYAQNLDFEHSLVTILVNGKPIGSQKLSAKKANNDKVTFQIPSDLNVKGDFSVTVAFDLVLTNNYCGFIADSEIPWAYITPESVINLNTSEETDLLFEQYPYPFIADGDFNNAVVVVPDELTTDDTDSLANIFNLLGRFHDGNRGNLTAMHAANWKKPKEGSNIIAVGTMNNNPVIKNANDDLYFQYNKSGSYFLSNEKISIEKNYGKQLGSVQLITSDGMPILAVTGPGAKQTELGSDLIATKANLAEIYGDGAIVDTDNTIHSYRFKKASDTKEESFGTKISNNKEVTVFGAFALLTVVILIVAVLLILRKYRRK, encoded by the coding sequence ATGAAAAAATTAACTGTAATCGGGCTGCTTGTTTTCGCCGTACTATTTCTGTATAGGCCAGACGTTTTCGCAGCAGATAAAAATTATCAAACAGTTTTTGGAACAGATAAAACCGCCCAAGGAAAATTCACAACAACCAAACAAAACTTCACGGTGGAAAATTACTGGGACGTGTCGAGTGCAAATGTGAAGCTTGTTTACACAATTACCCAGCTGAGTGAAAAAGAAATTTCGACCATGACGCTGAAAATAAACGATGTGGCATTTTACTCTTTTAAACCGGATAAAACCGACAAAGGAACGCGACAAATTGAAATCGAAATTCCGAAAGATAAGCTGAAAAAAGGGGTTAACGTTCTATCCATCGAAAGTTTTGTCTACACTGATTTGCCAGATGGCCGTTGTACGATTGATGACACGCCGGCAAATTGGTTGCAATTCGATAAAACGAGTTCGGTAAACGTATCGTATTCTGATAAGGCTTTTCAAAAAACAATTGCGGACTTTGGCGAGCGATTCACTGGCATTGATACGGTGAAAAGTGGACAAGGCGTAGTAGCTGTTTCGAACAAAGCAGGTGACGCGGAACTTGGCGCAGCACTTGAAGGACTTTCCGGATTTTCTGCGGCGAATACGTTAGAAGATAAAAATATCGCTTTTGGTCAATACGAAGAAGCGGGAACGCGCGATGGGAAAAACTATGTCACTCTTTTTTCAAGCTATGACAATTTGCCAAATGACCTGAAATCCCAAATACAAGACGATAAAAAACTAGAAAAGCAAGCACTTTTCCAAGTAGTGACAGTTGGAAATACGAACACCCTAGTGATTACTTCCAAATCAAACGATGCACTTAAAAAAGCTGGTAAACTAATCGCCAACCAAAATTACTTGAGCCAGCTTGGAACGAATACCAAATGGCTAACAACGGACGAAAAAATCGATACACCAGCGACTAATGTCGATAAAAATACCAAACTAACAACAACTGGCGATAAACTAAAAGGAATTGGTCACATCACCCAAGATTACTTTATCAGCATGCCAGCCAACCGAAGCGCCTCCACCGGAACCGAAGTATCGCTTGATTTCAGATACGCGCAAAACTTGGATTTCGAGCATTCGTTAGTAACGATTTTAGTGAACGGCAAACCAATCGGCAGCCAAAAACTTTCTGCTAAAAAAGCGAATAACGATAAAGTAACCTTCCAAATTCCAAGCGATTTAAACGTAAAAGGTGATTTTTCAGTTACCGTGGCCTTCGATTTAGTCCTAACGAATAATTATTGTGGTTTTATTGCGGATTCCGAAATTCCGTGGGCATATATCACACCAGAATCTGTAATTAACCTGAACACAAGCGAAGAAACCGATTTACTTTTTGAACAATATCCATATCCATTCATTGCGGATGGCGACTTTAACAATGCGGTGGTTGTTGTTCCTGATGAACTTACAACAGACGATACCGATTCATTAGCAAATATTTTCAATCTACTTGGACGTTTCCATGACGGAAATAGAGGCAACCTGACTGCGATGCACGCTGCAAACTGGAAAAAGCCGAAAGAAGGCTCGAATATTATTGCAGTTGGCACGATGAACAACAATCCTGTCATTAAAAACGCCAATGACGACCTATATTTCCAGTACAATAAATCGGGCAGCTATTTCCTTTCCAATGAAAAAATCTCAATCGAAAAAAATTACGGCAAACAACTTGGCAGCGTACAATTAATCACATCAGATGGTATGCCGATTCTCGCAGTTACCGGCCCGGGCGCGAAACAAACCGAGCTCGGTTCTGATTTAATCGCAACAAAAGCCAACTTAGCAGAAATTTACGGAGATGGAGCCATTGTTGATACTGACAACACGATTCACTCCTACCGATTCAAAAAAGCATCCGACACAAAAGAAGAAAGTTTTGGGACGAAAATTAGTAATAACAAAGAAGTAACCGTGTTTGGAGCATTCGCGCTTCTGACGGTTGTTATCCTGATTGTCGCAGTCCTACTAATCTTGCGTAAATATCGCCGGAAGTGA
- a CDS encoding DUF2334 domain-containing protein, translating into MRKKIMISLLLALVILMVSERPVAAKADSDVIVFYDSLAKGTANEGNIDSLLRMLNSLGKRVTIYSWAENPDLSQASEIIVLQNKNDGLTAEWADKLAKSKAQIAYIGANPPTFLADKLQLKTKPVTDTSITFQTEAGLAGKPQLINETNLITSFKGEGFGEMDAAENGKATYGVRAGNYAYAPMFQADNTSEFALMDLLKAVFDIKTTSNQYALITDVNPFVDFDLLKKTADTFYAKGIPFIVSAGPVFYNQDFQAAKNYAEILRYVQAKNGTIMMNVPVVTYGDSPPGELESIVQKSVHFFAENDVAPVGVTAELYWNFDKVYGMEGFAPFNTGILLPNQKIIHTTKKNNGSAFEKSPYSVASDLYETMSDKKNFPVDIAVTYSFFNNEKEINAAADKLAGENISDFRFQDHRVKTSKDTIESSAGSLYINNQSVVLDSDLKYIKTQTKTVKQAGSLEGFFGYQNTFFTIVIVLSLGIIGILFVFGYRLYMKKYMK; encoded by the coding sequence ATGCGTAAAAAAATCATGATTAGTCTTCTGCTTGCGCTCGTCATTTTAATGGTAAGTGAACGTCCTGTTGCGGCAAAAGCGGATAGTGATGTCATCGTTTTTTATGATAGTTTGGCAAAAGGAACGGCTAATGAGGGGAATATCGACTCGCTGCTTCGAATGTTAAATAGTTTGGGCAAACGGGTGACCATTTATTCTTGGGCTGAAAATCCAGATTTAAGTCAAGCGAGTGAAATTATCGTGTTGCAAAATAAAAACGATGGCTTAACAGCTGAATGGGCGGATAAATTAGCTAAGAGTAAGGCGCAAATTGCATATATTGGCGCAAACCCACCGACATTTCTAGCGGATAAATTGCAGCTGAAAACTAAGCCGGTTACAGATACTTCTATCACTTTTCAAACGGAAGCAGGCCTGGCAGGGAAACCGCAACTCATCAATGAAACCAATCTCATTACTTCTTTTAAAGGAGAAGGATTTGGCGAAATGGATGCGGCGGAAAATGGTAAAGCTACGTACGGCGTTCGAGCTGGTAACTATGCGTATGCGCCAATGTTCCAAGCCGACAATACGAGCGAATTTGCATTGATGGACTTATTAAAAGCCGTGTTCGACATTAAAACAACATCCAACCAATATGCGCTTATCACAGACGTGAACCCGTTTGTTGATTTTGATTTACTTAAAAAAACAGCCGATACTTTTTATGCAAAAGGGATTCCTTTTATTGTGAGTGCGGGGCCGGTTTTTTATAATCAAGATTTCCAAGCTGCGAAAAATTATGCGGAGATTTTGCGGTATGTTCAGGCGAAAAACGGCACTATTATGATGAATGTTCCAGTAGTTACATACGGAGATAGTCCGCCGGGAGAATTGGAGAGCATCGTGCAGAAATCCGTGCATTTCTTCGCGGAAAATGATGTGGCGCCGGTTGGGGTTACAGCGGAACTATACTGGAATTTTGATAAAGTGTATGGCATGGAAGGCTTTGCGCCATTTAATACAGGGATTTTACTGCCGAATCAAAAAATTATCCATACGACGAAAAAAAATAATGGTAGCGCATTTGAAAAGTCACCATATAGCGTGGCGAGTGATTTATACGAAACAATGTCGGATAAGAAAAATTTCCCGGTTGATATTGCGGTCACTTATTCGTTTTTCAATAATGAGAAGGAAATAAATGCAGCCGCGGATAAACTGGCTGGCGAAAATATTAGTGATTTTAGATTTCAAGATCACAGGGTGAAAACGAGCAAAGATACGATTGAATCAAGTGCGGGTTCGCTGTATATCAACAATCAATCTGTGGTGCTTGATAGTGATTTGAAATACATTAAAACGCAAACTAAAACGGTGAAACAAGCTGGAAGTTTAGAAGGATTTTTCGGCTATCAAAATACCTTTTTCACGATAGTTATTGTACTTTCGCTTGGTATTATTGGGATTTTGTTTGTTTTTGGATACCGGCTTTACATGAAAAAATATATGAAATGA
- a CDS encoding 6-phospho-beta-glucosidase gives MTKGIKIATIGGGSSYTPELIEGFIKRQDELPVRELWLVDVEAGREKLEIVGNLAKRMVKKAGVNMEIHLTLDREEALKDADFVTTQLRVGLLDARVKDERIPNSYGVVGQETNGPGGMFKGLRTIPVILDICKDMERLCPDAWLINFANPAGMVTEAVLRYSNQKKVVGLCNGPIGIERNIAETLGVDVSEIYVEFVGLNHMVFAKTVYHNGKDVTKDVVFKMTEDEAGSSLKNINATGWDKTFLRTLNMIPIDYLRYYWQTKQQLEDQARAYAEHGTRAEVVKKVEAELFELYKQEELAEKPKQLEQRGGAYYSEAACNLINSIYNDKRDIQIVNTRNNGAILDIDPDSAVETNCVITRQGPIPLASGRLPIAINGIIQEIKTFERLTAEAAVTGDYDKALFAMTINPLTPSESVAREILDEMLEAHKEYLPNFFK, from the coding sequence ATGACTAAAGGTATTAAAATCGCGACTATTGGTGGCGGATCAAGTTATACACCCGAACTAATCGAAGGATTTATTAAACGACAAGACGAATTACCAGTTCGTGAACTATGGTTAGTAGACGTAGAAGCTGGTCGTGAAAAATTAGAAATCGTTGGTAATTTAGCAAAACGTATGGTGAAAAAAGCTGGCGTTAACATGGAAATCCATTTAACACTAGACCGCGAAGAAGCTTTAAAAGACGCTGATTTCGTAACAACACAATTACGTGTAGGTTTATTAGATGCACGTGTTAAAGACGAACGTATCCCGAATTCATACGGCGTTGTTGGTCAAGAAACAAACGGACCAGGCGGCATGTTCAAAGGACTTCGCACAATCCCAGTAATTTTAGATATTTGTAAAGACATGGAACGCCTTTGCCCTGATGCTTGGTTAATCAACTTCGCTAACCCTGCTGGAATGGTAACAGAAGCAGTTCTTCGTTACAGTAACCAAAAGAAAGTTGTCGGCTTATGTAACGGCCCTATCGGAATCGAACGCAATATCGCTGAAACTCTTGGCGTAGACGTTTCTGAAATTTATGTAGAGTTCGTTGGTCTAAATCACATGGTATTCGCGAAAACTGTTTATCATAATGGCAAAGACGTAACAAAAGATGTTGTTTTCAAAATGACAGAAGATGAAGCTGGCTCAAGCCTTAAAAACATCAATGCAACTGGCTGGGACAAAACATTCTTACGTACATTAAACATGATTCCAATCGACTACTTACGCTACTACTGGCAAACAAAACAACAACTGGAAGACCAAGCTCGCGCATACGCAGAACATGGTACTCGTGCAGAAGTTGTTAAAAAAGTAGAAGCTGAATTATTCGAGCTTTACAAACAAGAAGAACTTGCTGAAAAACCAAAACAATTAGAACAACGCGGCGGCGCTTACTACAGTGAAGCAGCATGTAATCTAATTAACTCTATCTACAACGACAAACGCGACATTCAAATCGTTAATACTCGTAACAACGGTGCCATCCTTGATATCGATCCTGATTCCGCAGTAGAAACAAACTGTGTCATCACTCGCCAAGGCCCAATCCCACTAGCAAGCGGACGCCTTCCAATCGCTATCAACGGCATCATCCAAGAAATCAAAACTTTCGAGCGCCTAACAGCCGAAGCAGCAGTTACAGGCGATTACGACAAAGCCCTTTTCGCAATGACAATCAACCCACTAACACCAAGCGAATCTGTAGCTCGTGAGATTCTTGACGAAATGTTAGAAGCGCATAAAGAGTATTTACCGAATTTCTTTAAATAA
- a CDS encoding glycosyltransferase family 2 protein, translated as MVVADYLALFAVVCIWGLLLINIVLIVSGYVYYLKNEARKVPEIPAEVPFVSVMVPAHNEGKVIVKTVESLLAFDYPIDRYEIIVINDNSSDNSAELLAGIQAKNPTRLLKIINTDNITGGKGKSNALNIGFAESRGELVAIYDADNTPERQALRILVGEITNDAKLGAVIGKFRTRNRNASWLTRFINIETLSFQWMAQAGRWALFKLCTIPGTNFIVRRSLLEEIGGWDVKAVAEDTEISFRIYMMGYRIKFQAKAVTWEQEPQTLPVWFKQRSRWAKGNIYVILKNVPLLFKREGRRVRFDILYFLSIYFLLLTSLIVSDILLVLYALGLVHTTLAGLSGALWLLAILLFVAGTFITLTTEKGEISFSNVLFIMLMYVTYCQLWMVVAAYGFFIFLKDTVLKRETKWYKTERF; from the coding sequence ATGGTTGTTGCAGATTATTTAGCATTATTCGCGGTGGTATGTATTTGGGGACTGTTGTTGATTAATATCGTGTTGATTGTTTCGGGGTACGTTTATTATTTGAAAAATGAAGCGCGTAAAGTCCCGGAAATACCAGCGGAAGTACCATTTGTTTCCGTCATGGTGCCGGCCCATAATGAAGGAAAAGTAATTGTGAAAACAGTGGAGTCGCTGTTGGCGTTTGATTATCCGATTGATCGCTATGAAATTATAGTCATCAATGATAATTCGTCGGATAATAGTGCGGAACTTTTGGCGGGCATTCAAGCGAAAAATCCGACACGCTTGTTGAAAATTATTAATACCGATAACATCACGGGTGGAAAAGGGAAATCGAATGCGCTCAATATCGGATTTGCGGAAAGTCGCGGTGAGCTGGTGGCGATTTACGATGCGGATAATACGCCAGAACGGCAAGCGCTAAGGATTCTGGTTGGCGAGATTACGAATGATGCGAAACTTGGCGCGGTTATTGGTAAATTCAGGACGCGAAATCGAAACGCCAGCTGGCTGACACGCTTCATTAATATTGAAACGCTAAGCTTTCAGTGGATGGCTCAGGCCGGCAGATGGGCGCTGTTCAAACTATGCACGATTCCGGGTACCAATTTTATCGTGAGAAGATCGCTTTTGGAAGAAATCGGCGGTTGGGACGTGAAAGCTGTCGCCGAAGATACCGAAATCAGTTTCCGGATTTATATGATGGGTTACCGGATCAAATTTCAAGCGAAGGCCGTCACTTGGGAACAAGAACCACAAACTTTGCCAGTCTGGTTTAAACAACGCTCCAGATGGGCAAAAGGCAATATCTACGTGATTTTGAAAAATGTTCCATTACTTTTTAAACGAGAAGGTAGACGTGTTCGTTTTGATATTTTGTACTTTTTATCGATTTACTTTTTACTATTAACTTCCTTGATTGTTAGTGATATTTTACTTGTTTTATATGCGCTTGGACTTGTACATACAACACTTGCTGGCCTCAGCGGAGCGCTTTGGTTACTTGCTATTTTACTTTTTGTTGCAGGTACTTTTATTACGCTCACCACTGAAAAAGGGGAAATTAGTTTTTCAAATGTGTTATTTATTATGTTGATGTATGTGACTTATTGCCAACTTTGGATGGTGGTCGCCGCATATGGATTCTTTATTTTCTTAAAAGATACTGTACTAAAAAGGGAAACCAAATGGTATAAAACCGAGCGTTTCTAA
- the wsfD gene encoding glycan biosynthesis hexose transferase WsfD: protein MRGKIKSISMWLWHHLTPQIFAVICVFIITIIALFVPPYIGMADNGDFFRIFSSNGLFVNNTNYDALQFGHFVKEFGIYQYFNENQVAIYSSQSIFIQMALLLNKLFWSTTVFDVRFLGGLQLVLLLPAIYLLVAGLTAKMKGWPGYVIAALTVFIFADTAYTAYFNSFFSEGLILIMMLYISAGFLLLYQHKYNDYAMLGLIFVASLILITAKQQNAPIAVVIAVCGILVFFIRKNRAFRISAAATFLVIFLSGVVMYAFIPGEFVTINQYQTMTRGVLLDSENPEKSLEEMGMNSEFALLKGTNFYQKYKMVDLDSPLMEKEFYPNYNFVTVLSYYLENPKQFGKMLDLSAQNSFSIRPFEMGNFEKVTGYKFKEKTHFFSAYSDMKEKFAPAKFTFLILWALVFLICYGVSAFKHFREKNIRGTLLFDLIVLLIGSGFAVILVTIVGDGEADLTKHNFLFNVCFDLTILIGAASLLEVYLKKRGERNA, encoded by the coding sequence ATGAGGGGAAAAATTAAATCCATTAGTATGTGGCTATGGCACCATCTAACACCGCAAATATTTGCGGTTATTTGCGTTTTTATTATCACGATTATAGCGCTGTTTGTGCCGCCATATATTGGTATGGCTGACAATGGAGACTTTTTCCGGATATTCTCGAGCAATGGATTATTTGTTAATAATACAAATTATGATGCGCTTCAATTTGGGCATTTTGTGAAAGAATTTGGAATTTATCAATATTTCAATGAAAATCAAGTTGCTATATACTCGTCACAAAGTATTTTCATTCAAATGGCGCTTCTTTTAAATAAGCTTTTTTGGTCAACAACGGTTTTTGATGTACGTTTTTTAGGTGGGTTACAATTAGTACTTCTTTTGCCGGCGATTTATTTGTTGGTAGCGGGTTTAACGGCAAAAATGAAAGGCTGGCCGGGGTATGTCATTGCGGCGCTTACGGTATTTATTTTTGCGGATACGGCTTATACAGCTTATTTTAACTCGTTTTTCAGTGAAGGACTTATTTTGATTATGATGCTGTATATTTCGGCGGGATTTTTGCTTTTATATCAGCATAAATATAATGATTATGCGATGCTAGGCTTGATTTTTGTGGCATCACTTATTTTAATTACGGCTAAACAGCAGAACGCGCCGATTGCGGTTGTTATTGCGGTTTGCGGGATCCTCGTATTTTTTATTCGGAAAAATAGGGCGTTCCGGATTTCGGCTGCGGCAACTTTTTTGGTGATTTTCTTGAGCGGGGTAGTGATGTACGCCTTTATTCCCGGGGAGTTTGTGACGATAAATCAGTATCAAACCATGACTCGTGGGGTGTTGCTTGATTCGGAAAACCCGGAGAAATCGCTTGAGGAAATGGGGATGAATTCCGAATTTGCCTTACTTAAAGGAACGAATTTTTATCAAAAATATAAAATGGTTGATTTGGATTCGCCGTTGATGGAAAAAGAATTTTATCCTAACTATAATTTTGTCACGGTTTTAAGTTATTATTTGGAAAATCCGAAACAATTCGGGAAAATGCTCGATTTATCCGCGCAAAATAGTTTTTCGATTCGTCCGTTTGAGATGGGTAATTTTGAAAAGGTGACGGGTTATAAATTTAAAGAGAAAACACATTTTTTCTCGGCTTATAGTGATATGAAAGAAAAATTTGCTCCGGCGAAATTTACGTTTTTAATTTTATGGGCGCTAGTTTTTCTGATTTGTTATGGGGTGAGTGCGTTTAAACATTTCCGGGAGAAGAATATTCGAGGGACGCTGCTGTTTGATTTGATTGTCTTGCTGATTGGTTCTGGGTTTGCGGTAATCTTGGTGACGATTGTTGGTGACGGGGAAGCGGATTTGACGAAGCATAATTTCCTATTTAATGTTTGTTTTGATTTAACGATATTGATTGGTGCGGCTTCACTGCTCGAAGTTTATTTGAAGAAACGAGGTGAGCGGAATGCGTAA
- a CDS encoding SulP family inorganic anion transporter has translation MFKHILLSLNGYKISYLRNDVISGVGVAALTIPVAMGYAQVAGLPPIYGLYASFLPVLAYVIFASSPQLVFGIDATASAIAGSIILGTAGLTAGSKEAITLAPILAFFCAVFLVLFSVLKLGRFAKYISAPVLSGFISGLSVSIIMGQIPKIMGLKESGDSFFSSLGIIFGQFFQSNWISFAMGIVTIIIVITCKKAIPKIPMSLVVLILGTMAAYFFKLDQYNVDIVGKIPVGFPSLALPDFGASSWALAIGGGFVCAIATFAGSLLPSESFAMRNKYTIDDNRELFAYGISNFVAAFSGCSPASASVSRTAANEQFRGKTQMVSIVAAVIIALIVAFLSGLLYYMPQPVLSGIVFAALVGIIDVDVLKGLFRVSRREATVWIVAALGTLLVGVIFGVLLGIFLSFINVVSRSMKTPIAILGVIDGRHGYFDLKRKPEAKPIPNVVIYRYSASLFFGNFNKFADGLKEAVQDDTKLVIFEASAIINIDTTSTESMKDLLKWLDDKGIEYYFADLIDHLKTSFRKHDLGYIIDDGYTKKTVEDALDAYNAKHK, from the coding sequence ATGTTTAAACACATCTTACTTTCACTAAATGGGTATAAGATATCCTATTTACGAAATGATGTCATTTCCGGAGTTGGCGTTGCTGCACTAACAATTCCTGTTGCAATGGGCTATGCACAAGTAGCCGGGCTACCGCCTATTTATGGCTTATATGCGTCATTTTTACCGGTACTTGCCTATGTTATTTTCGCCAGTTCGCCGCAACTTGTTTTTGGGATTGATGCAACGGCAAGCGCAATCGCAGGGTCGATAATTTTAGGAACAGCCGGACTTACAGCTGGATCTAAAGAAGCCATTACGCTCGCCCCAATTCTTGCATTCTTTTGTGCCGTGTTTTTAGTTCTTTTCTCCGTATTAAAATTAGGACGGTTTGCAAAATACATATCTGCCCCTGTTCTTAGTGGATTCATTTCTGGACTTAGTGTTTCCATTATAATGGGTCAAATTCCTAAGATAATGGGCCTAAAAGAAAGCGGAGATAGTTTCTTCTCTAGTCTAGGCATTATTTTCGGACAGTTTTTCCAGTCCAATTGGATTTCATTTGCCATGGGTATTGTGACCATTATTATCGTTATAACGTGCAAAAAAGCCATTCCAAAAATCCCGATGTCGCTCGTTGTTTTAATCCTCGGGACGATGGCAGCTTATTTCTTCAAATTAGACCAATATAATGTTGATATTGTTGGTAAAATCCCTGTCGGATTCCCATCATTAGCGCTTCCAGATTTTGGTGCTAGTTCATGGGCGCTTGCTATCGGTGGTGGGTTTGTCTGTGCCATCGCTACATTCGCCGGTTCGCTTTTGCCAAGTGAAAGTTTTGCGATGCGTAACAAATATACAATCGATGACAACCGCGAACTATTTGCTTACGGTATTTCCAATTTTGTCGCTGCATTTTCTGGATGTTCTCCTGCCAGTGCCAGCGTATCAAGAACTGCTGCTAACGAACAATTCCGTGGTAAAACACAAATGGTTTCAATTGTCGCCGCAGTCATTATCGCGCTGATTGTCGCCTTCCTAAGTGGCTTACTTTACTATATGCCACAACCAGTTCTTTCCGGAATCGTGTTCGCTGCGTTAGTTGGGATTATTGATGTGGATGTGTTAAAAGGATTGTTCCGCGTTTCTCGTCGTGAGGCAACTGTTTGGATCGTTGCTGCACTTGGAACACTTTTAGTTGGAGTTATTTTCGGGGTACTACTTGGAATTTTCCTATCATTCATTAATGTAGTAAGTCGTTCGATGAAAACACCAATTGCGATTCTTGGAGTGATTGACGGACGTCATGGTTACTTCGACTTAAAACGTAAACCAGAAGCAAAACCAATTCCAAATGTCGTTATTTATCGTTACAGCGCATCGCTCTTCTTCGGGAACTTTAATAAATTCGCAGATGGCTTAAAAGAAGCTGTCCAAGATGATACAAAATTAGTCATTTTCGAAGCTAGTGCGATTATTAATATCGATACAACCTCTACAGAATCAATGAAAGACTTGCTAAAATGGCTTGATGACAAAGGCATTGAGTATTACTTCGCCGACCTCATCGACCATTTGAAAACAAGCTTTAGAAAACACGATCTTGGCTACATTATCGATGACGGCTACACGAAGAAAACCGTGGAAGACGCACTCGATGCTTATAACGCCAAACATAAATAA